TGATGCCGAAATCGACCGCGGCGATCGTCCCGTCGGCCTTCACGAACAAATTGCCCTGGTGCATGTCGGCATGGAAGAACCCCTCGGCAATCGCCTGCCGCAAAAAGGCGTGGACCAGGTTCGCCGCCAGCTTTTCCATGTCATGCCCCGCGGCGACCAGCGCGTCGCGGTCCGAAATCTTGATGCCGTCGATCCAGCTCATCGTCATCACGCGGCTGTTGGTGCGGTCCCAATCGATCGCGGGCACCTCATATTCGGGGATTGCCGCCATTGCATCGGACAGTTCCGACGCGGAGGCCGCTTCGCGCCGCAGGTCGAGCTCGCGCAAGGTCCAGCGGCGGAAATTGGCGATCACCTGCCGCGGGCGCAGCCGCGACGCCTCGCCGCCGAGCGCCTCCAGATGCGCGGCGGCCCATTCATAGGTTTCGATGTCGCGCGCGAACTGCTTGTCGATGCCGGGTCGGCGAATCTTCACCGCGACGCGGCGTCCGTCGGTGGTGACCGCGCGGTGGACCTGTGCGATCGACGCCGACCCGACGGGATCGGGATCGAACTCGCTATAGAGGCTTTCGAGCGGCGCTTCGAAGGTCGCCTCGATCTCCTCCCGGATGCGCGCGAAGGCGACGGGGGGCAGCGCATCCTGCAGGGTGAGCAGGTTGCGCGCGGCTTCCTCGCCGACCAGGTCGGGCCGCGTCGCCAGCGTCTGCCCCAGCTTGACCGCGGCGGGCCCGATCGCCTGAAAGGCGGCGGCATAGTCGGGAATCCGGGGCTGGATCGTGCCGAACCGTGCGATCCGGCACAGCCGCTTGACGCCTGGGGGCGTCGCCGGTGCCGTCTCGATGCCGCGCAGCGCGCCGTGGCGCGCGAGGATGCGGCCCCATTTCAGCAGGCGCAGGATATGGGTGACGGGACGGGTCATTCGGCCGCCGCTCTGCACGTCGCCGCGCCCGCGAACGGGGGAAGCCAGCGGGCGCCGGGGCGATGACCGGTCCCAAGGAGATCGGCCCCTGCCTTCGCAGGGGCGCTCGCGGGACGGTGCCGGCTCACGCCTTCCACCCGCTGTGGATCGCGACGAGTCCGCCGAGGATCGGTTCGACTTTGACCGCGGTGAAACCCGCCTCGCCGATCATCCGGGCGAATTCGGGCATCGGCGGAAAGCGGCGGATCGATTCGATGAGGTAACGATAGCTTTCCTCGTCACCCGCGATCAGCTTGCCGAGCTTCGGCACCAGATGGTGCGAATAGGCGTCATAGGCCTCGGCGAACCCCGGCCATTGGTTGGTCGAAAACTCGAGGCAGAAAAAGCGCCCGCCAAAGCGCAGCACGCGGTGCGCTTCGCTCAGCGCCGCCGGAATGTCGGTGACGTTGCGGATGCCGAAAGCGATCGTATAGGCGTCGAAAAAGCGATCCGGGAATGTCAGCTTTTCGGCATTCTGTTCGGACCAGACCAGACTGTCGATACCGCGCGCCGCCGCCCGTTCCATTCCCACGCCCAGCATGTCGGGGTTGATGTCCGCGACCGTGATGTTCGCCCCCGACGGCTCCATGCGAAAGGCGATGTCGCCCGTGCCGCCCGCCATGTCGAGGATCGCCTCGCCCGCGCGCGGCTTGACGCGGCGCACGAAACGGTCCTTCCACAATCGGTGCATCCCGCCCGACATCGCGTCATTCATGATGTCATATTTGCGCGCGACACGGCTGAACACCTCGCCGACCATCGCGGTCTTCGCGCCCGCGGGAACCTGCTCATAGCCAAAGCTGACGGTATCGGGAGTGGCCATCGTTTGCGCGCCTTTTACGGGGGAGGTCATCTGGTGCGTCGGCCTTTAGCCAAGCCTTGCCGCGCAAGCAAATGGCGCGTAGCGGGGCAAGCCTGATGCCCGAACTTCCCGAAGTCGAAACCACCGTGCGCGGCCTTGTCCCCTTTCTCGAAGGACAACGGCTGGCCGCCGTCACCACCTTCCGCCCCGACCTTCGCCGCCCCTTTCCCGTTGACCTCGCGCAGCGGCTGACGGGTGCGACCGTGACCAGGCTTTCGCGCCGCGCCAAATATGGCATCGTCTCGACCGACCGCGACGATCATATGATCTTTCACCTCGGCATGTCGGGACGCTGGCGGACCGAGGGCGGCGAGCCCGGCAAGCACGACCATCTGCTCCTCGAAACCGGCGCGGGGCACCGGCTCTTTCTCCACGACCCGCGGCGCTTCGGCTCGATCGATCTGGTCGCGGGCGATCCGCTGGCCAGCTTTGCGGCCTTCGTGACGCTCGGCCCCGAACCGCTGTCGGACGATTTCGACGCGGCCTTGCTGGCACGGGCGTTCGCGGCGCGCCGGGCGCCGGTGAAGGCGATGCTGCTCGACCAGAATGTCGTCGCGGGGCTCGGCAACATCTATGTCTGCGAGGCGCTCAACATGGCGCGCATTTCGCCGCTGATGCCCGCCGCCGGTGTGCCCAAGGCCAAACTTGCCGCGCTCGTGTCCGCGATCAGGGCGGTGCTCACCGCCGCGATCGCTGCTGGCGGATCGACGCTGCGCGATTTTTTGAGCCCCGATGGCGACCTTGGTTATTTCGCAAAGGACTGGCGCGTCTATGGCCGCGAGGGCGAGGCTTGCGAATGCGGCGGCGCGATCGTTCGCGTCGTGCAGTCGGGTCGCTCGACCTTTTACTGCCGCAAATGCCAGCGATGAGGCGGGATATTCGCCGCAAGACCATTGACCAAATCGCCCTTCATCGCTATGCGCGCACCCTTCGAGCAGGGTCCGGACGTCCGGAACCGGCTGCATCCGGACATTGATTCGCTGCTCCGCGCGCGATTCGGCTGCTCCGATGCGGCTGCGCTCCGACCATGTTGACCGTTTGAAAGACTAGAGGAATTTATGGCCAATACGCCGCAGGCAAAAAAGCGCATCCGCCGCAACCAGGCGCGTGCCGTCGTGAACAAGAATCGCGTCTCGCGCATTCGCACGCTCGTCAAGAAGGTCGAAGCTGCCGTCGCCGCGGGCGACAAGGACGCCGCCGCGACCGCGCTGAAGGCGGCGCAGCCCGAAATGGCGCGCGGCGTTGCCAAGGGCGTGCTGCACAAGAACACGGTCGCGCGCAAATATTCGCGCCTGACCAAGAGCGTGAACGCGATCGCCTGATTTCATCTGTCCCGAAAGGGAACAAAAAGAACCCGTCGG
This DNA window, taken from Sphingopyxis alaskensis RB2256, encodes the following:
- the mutM gene encoding bifunctional DNA-formamidopyrimidine glycosylase/DNA-(apurinic or apyrimidinic site) lyase, which produces MPELPEVETTVRGLVPFLEGQRLAAVTTFRPDLRRPFPVDLAQRLTGATVTRLSRRAKYGIVSTDRDDHMIFHLGMSGRWRTEGGEPGKHDHLLLETGAGHRLFLHDPRRFGSIDLVAGDPLASFAAFVTLGPEPLSDDFDAALLARAFAARRAPVKAMLLDQNVVAGLGNIYVCEALNMARISPLMPAAGVPKAKLAALVSAIRAVLTAAIAAGGSTLRDFLSPDGDLGYFAKDWRVYGREGEACECGGAIVRVVQSGRSTFYCRKCQR
- a CDS encoding class I SAM-dependent methyltransferase, encoding MATPDTVSFGYEQVPAGAKTAMVGEVFSRVARKYDIMNDAMSGGMHRLWKDRFVRRVKPRAGEAILDMAGGTGDIAFRMEPSGANITVADINPDMLGVGMERAAARGIDSLVWSEQNAEKLTFPDRFFDAYTIAFGIRNVTDIPAALSEAHRVLRFGGRFFCLEFSTNQWPGFAEAYDAYSHHLVPKLGKLIAGDEESYRYLIESIRRFPPMPEFARMIGEAGFTAVKVEPILGGLVAIHSGWKA
- the rpsT gene encoding 30S ribosomal protein S20 is translated as MANTPQAKKRIRRNQARAVVNKNRVSRIRTLVKKVEAAVAAGDKDAAATALKAAQPEMARGVAKGVLHKNTVARKYSRLTKSVNAIA
- the ubiB gene encoding 2-polyprenylphenol 6-hydroxylase, whose product is MTRPVTHILRLLKWGRILARHGALRGIETAPATPPGVKRLCRIARFGTIQPRIPDYAAAFQAIGPAAVKLGQTLATRPDLVGEEAARNLLTLQDALPPVAFARIREEIEATFEAPLESLYSEFDPDPVGSASIAQVHRAVTTDGRRVAVKIRRPGIDKQFARDIETYEWAAAHLEALGGEASRLRPRQVIANFRRWTLRELDLRREAASASELSDAMAAIPEYEVPAIDWDRTNSRVMTMSWIDGIKISDRDALVAAGHDMEKLAANLVHAFLRQAIAEGFFHADMHQGNLFVKADGTIAAVDFGIMGRINRQARYWLAEILYGLTTGNYRRVAEIHFEAQYVPDYHNVDEFATALRAVGEPMRGKPVSELSVGQMLDGLFAITRDFDMQTQPHLLLLQKTMVMVEGVATMLNPRINMWDVSGPFVKEWIRDELGPEAALADGLREQGRTLALIPDIIRRLDEQLPRKGAAPPAPPLPDVTLMWERGERRVWWRYALSALIGAAAGAAALNWLG